The DNA window GCACTTCGCCGCGCAGGTACAGCACGGCCTCGCCGGCGATGTCGACGCGCTCGCCGGCCAGGCGGCACCAGAGCTCGCCGCCGCGGGTGGAAAGTTGCCGGGCCGTCAACTCGGTCTTGCCGAGCACTTCGGCCCAATAGGGGACGAGCGTGCAATGAGCCGAACCGGTGACGGGGTCCTCGTCGATGCCCGATTGCGGGGCGAAAAAGCGCGAGACGAAATCGGTCTCCTCACCGGGCGCCGTGACGATCAGCCCCAGCGCGTCGAGCTCGGCGAGGCGGCGAAAATCTGGACGCAAGGCGCGAATCTCGGCCGCCGAGTCGTAAACCGCCAGGTAATCGCGCGAACGCAGCACCGCGCGCGGCGCACGGTCCAGGCCAGCGAGCAGGGCCGGCGGCGTCACGCACGGTTGCGGCGGACGCGCGGGAAAGTCGAGTACCAATCGCGCGCCCTTGCGGCGAACGTGGAGCGGGCCGCTGCGGCTGGTGAATTCGACATGGACACGCCCGGGCTCCAGGTGCTCGAACACGACGTAGGCCGCGGCCAAGGTCGCATGACCGCAGAGATCGACTTCGATCGTCGGGGTGAACCAGCGCAGCTCGTACCGCCCTGCCCCGCCGACCAGGAACGCCGTTTCCGACAGGTTGTTCTCGGCCGCCAAGCCTTGCAGCACCGCGGCGGGCAGCCAGCGCTCCAGCGGACAGACGGCCGCCGGATTGCCGCCGAAGACGCGCGAAGTAAACGCATCGACCTGGTACAGCGAAATGCGCATGGGCCGTCAACCTCGAATGAAAATCGCTGCCTCTAGAAATGCAACAGCCTCCACGGCGATGTGGAGGCTGTTGAAGAATTACAGGTTCGCGCCGCGGTCGCCGCGCGGCGGCATTGCCCGGCTCAGGCCGTGCGGCGGCGATGTCGCCGCGCGATCAGGCCCAGGCCGGCCAGCCCCAGGCCGGCCAGCACGAGGCTGCTCGGCTCGGGAACCGGAATAATCGAGGCGATGCCGGTCAGCGAGGCGATGTCGCCGCCGCCCGACAGTTGGAACGAGAGCTGCACATTGAGCTCGGTGAAGGGGCCCGGTCCCGGTCCGGGGATCGGACCGGCGTTGAAGCTCCCGTAGGGGAATGTCGTCAGCGAGCCGTTGCCGTTCGATTGCGCGGGCCCCACGTCGACGCCCATGTTGGTAAACGGCGCGTTGACGTTGGCGATTTGCAGTTCGGGGATTCCATCGCCGTCGGAGTCGGCAAACAGCGGGGTGATCGAAACGCCGTCTCCCTGCGTGTCGGTCAGGCCGCCGGAAATCGACGCCGAAACGAGGTTCGGCGCGGAGGTGGGGACGATCGGAGTCGTGAAAATGAAACCAAAGTTGGTGGGCGTTCCAAAATCAATCACCGAGATTCCGTAGCTGATCGACGGATCGGGATCGAACAACCCGCCGCCGGAGACCTGGAAATTGGTCTCGTCGGTGAAGAAGAAGCTGTACTCGCCGTTGTCCCCCTTGGTACCCAAGGCGTAGCGGACCTTGCCGGATTCCGGATCTTCGATGCGCGAAATCGGAATGTCGTACGAA is part of the Pirellulales bacterium genome and encodes:
- a CDS encoding PhzF family phenazine biosynthesis protein, encoding MRISLYQVDAFTSRVFGGNPAAVCPLERWLPAAVLQGLAAENNLSETAFLVGGAGRYELRWFTPTIEVDLCGHATLAAAYVVFEHLEPGRVHVEFTSRSGPLHVRRKGARLVLDFPARPPQPCVTPPALLAGLDRAPRAVLRSRDYLAVYDSAAEIRALRPDFRRLAELDALGLIVTAPGEETDFVSRFFAPQSGIDEDPVTGSAHCTLVPYWAEVLGKTELTARQLSTRGGELWCRLAGERVDIAGEAVLYLRGEVLADLPG
- a CDS encoding PEP-CTERM sorting domain-containing protein — translated: MQATLFVGESSYDIPISRIEDPESGKVRYALGTKGDNGEYSFFFTDETNFQVSGGGLFDPDPSISYGISVIDFGTPTNFGFIFTTPIVPTSAPNLVSASISGGLTDTQGDGVSITPLFADSDGDGIPELQIANVNAPFTNMGVDVGPAQSNGNGSLTTFPYGSFNAGPIPGPGPGPFTELNVQLSFQLSGGGDIASLTGIASIIPVPEPSSLVLAGLGLAGLGLIARRHRRRTA